In Gemmatimonadaceae bacterium, the genomic window ATCGGCGTCGCGCAGTCGGCAACGGTCTGCAGTACCTCCTCGAAACCTAACGACGCAGAGAGCCGCGCCGAGGCGTCGGCGAGGAAGTGCTCGCTCTCCTGCGCGCGCCGCCGCTCCGTGATGTCGCGGACGACCGCGGTGAAAACGCGGCGCCCTCCCGGCAGATCCAGCTTGGAGATCGAGGCTTCGGCGGGAAATTCCGATCCGTCGCGACGGCGGCCCGCGACCTCGCGCCGATGTCCCATGCGTCGCGCCGATTCCGCGGCGCGCCCGAACTCGGCGACGAATGCATCGTGACGCGGCCGGAATCGCTCCGGCAAGAGCGCGTTCAGGTGTTGGCCCAACGCTTCGCTCGACGACCAGCCGAAGATCTCCTCCGCGCCCTTGTTGAAATGGATGATGCGATGCGATTCGTCGATCGTGATCACCGCATCGGCGGCGATCGCGAGAATGCCCACGAACATCGCGTCCGACGCGTGGCGCGCCTCTTCCAGCCGCTGTCGCTCGGCGAGGAGCGTCCGAACCGCTCGCTGTCGATACAGGGAGAAGCCGACCGCGGCAGCGGCGCCGAGCACTGCGAAGAGTCTGAGCCACGCGGCCCCGTCCGCACCATTCGCCAGTTCCCGCAGCGTGACCCCTAACGGGAGGACCAGGACCGCGAGAGCGATGATGAGTGCAATCGAGACCGCGCGGATTTTCAGGAGCGGCATGCGCGCGAGGGCAGAGTCGGTGCGGTCGCCGGGCGCGCCGGTGTCAGGATTTGGCGAGCAGCCCCAGCTTCAGCGCAAACTGCACGTAGTCCGAGCGATGGGCAATGCCAAGCTTCTCCTGGATCCGTTGCTTGTAGGTGTCCACAGTCTTTGGGCTGATGAACAACTGCTCGCCAATCTCCGGCGCCGAGTAGCCTTGGGCGATGAGCCGCAGCACATTCTGCTCGCGCTGTGTCAGCTGGTCGAAGCGCTGTTGCTCCGAGTGCGCCGCGGCGCGTTTGGTGAGATTCTGAGCGAGCACGCGTGCCGCGGCCGGCCGCACGTACATGTCGCCGCGCGCTACCGCGCGAACTGCGTCCACGAGCTCGCGATCGGCGACGCTCTTCACGAGGTACCCGGCCGCGCCCGCCTCCATGAGTGGAATGAGGTAATCGTCCTCGAGGTGCATCGTGAGCACGAGCACGCGCGCGCGGAGGCCCTTCTGCCCAATCTCCTTCGTCGCCTGGATGCCGTCGACGTCGGGCATCGTTAGGTCCATCACAATGACGTCTGGATCGAGACGCTCTGCCATTGCCACGGCTTCGCGGCCGTTCTGCGCCTCACCGATGACGTGAATGTCGCGCGCCGCACCGAGGACCGCTTTGAGGCCAGTGCGGACGACGGTGTGGTCGTCTGCGAGAATGACGCGGATCTCGCCATCACTCATGCGATGCTCCGTAGTTGTGGTGGAGGAGGTCGGTCAGCGGCACCGACGCTCTGATATGCGTGCCGGAGCCGAATGTGCTCCGGATCTCGAAGCGGCCGCCGGCGAGCGCAATACGCTCGCGCATCGTGAACAGGCCCATGCCCGGCCGACGTTGTTCCGCGTCCTCGACGTCGAACCCATGGCCGTCGTCGATCACCTCGAGCACCGCGTCGTGGTCCTCAACCGTTAGGCGAAGGTCGACGTGATCGGCCGCGGCGTGCTTGACGACGTTGTGAACTGCGGTCTGCGCGACTCGATACAAGGCGGCCGCTGCCGTCGCCGGCACGGCATGCCCCCGCGTATCGGACGTCACTTCGATGTCGATGCCGCTCACGTCGGCCACTTCGCGTCCGAGCTTCTTGAGCGCCGCCGCAAGACCCAGATCGTCGAGGACGCGAGGATGCACGGTGTGCGATAGCAACCGGACTTCTTCGAGCGTTGCCTTTGCCTGATCTCGCATCGAGTCCAGGCGCTCCGTCAGTGCGGGATCGTTCGCGTCGCGCGCAGCGGCGCTGAGCTGAAGAACCAGCGCCGCGAGCTGCTGTGCGGTCGAATCGTGCAGCTCTCGCGCGAGACTGGCGCGCTCACGGTCGCCGGCGTCGATCACCGCGGTCGCGAGCGCCCGCATGCGCGTGCGATCGGCGACGAGACCATTGAGCAGCAGATTGAACGTCGTGCCGATGCGTTTCATGTCTCGATCGGCGACAGGTGACGCGTCGACGCGAGCGCCAAAGTCGCCGCGCCACACGCGCGAGGCCACGGCCTCGATACCGCGCAGCGGCAGCAGTGCAATCGCCGCGAGGACGCCGAACAACGCCATGGCCGCCACGGCGGCGACGATCATTCCTGCAGCCGACAGTCTTGCCGGAGAGAGCGCATACGCGATCGCGAT contains:
- a CDS encoding response regulator transcription factor — its product is MSDGEIRVILADDHTVVRTGLKAVLGAARDIHVIGEAQNGREAVAMAERLDPDVIVMDLTMPDVDGIQATKEIGQKGLRARVLVLTMHLEDDYLIPLMEAGAAGYLVKSVADRELVDAVRAVARGDMYVRPAAARVLAQNLTKRAAAHSEQQRFDQLTQREQNVLRLIAQGYSAPEIGEQLFISPKTVDTYKQRIQEKLGIAHRSDYVQFALKLGLLAKS
- a CDS encoding ATP-binding protein, which encodes MPVIREVEPTVNPTSPRLAPSGTRPEPRPTGSTALRIPLVIKLLGANALALGVVIAIAYALSPARLSAAGMIVAAVAAMALFGVLAAIALLPLRGIEAVASRVWRGDFGARVDASPVADRDMKRIGTTFNLLLNGLVADRTRMRALATAVIDAGDRERASLARELHDSTAQQLAALVLQLSAAARDANDPALTERLDSMRDQAKATLEEVRLLSHTVHPRVLDDLGLAAALKKLGREVADVSGIDIEVTSDTRGHAVPATAAAALYRVAQTAVHNVVKHAAADHVDLRLTVEDHDAVLEVIDDGHGFDVEDAEQRRPGMGLFTMRERIALAGGRFEIRSTFGSGTHIRASVPLTDLLHHNYGASHE